Proteins encoded in a region of the Candidatus Zixiibacteriota bacterium genome:
- a CDS encoding FliA/WhiG family RNA polymerase sigma factor: MPMMMAPRTEMSEFADTRTGKTTRRSRNTQDVSRQWEAYRHTRDPRIHQELMLRYLPLVRNVAGRMAHGFPKSVELADLISTGVIGLNEALKNFDPDRGVKFETFAVPRIRGAILDELRALDWVPRSTRAKAREIDRTTVYLENKLGRVPTRSEMADHMKISADDLAYALEDVSGTTLLSLDELVYREEDNRQVPRVETLESPQNDTVLGDIERQQLRAYLINAVSNLSEQEKLVIALYYYEELTLREIGEVMHISESRVSQIHTKSVGKLRALVRERFGF, encoded by the coding sequence ATGCCGATGATGATGGCGCCACGGACGGAGATGTCGGAGTTTGCGGACACCCGCACAGGCAAGACCACGCGACGCAGCCGCAACACCCAGGATGTCTCCCGTCAATGGGAGGCGTACCGCCACACCCGCGATCCGAGAATCCATCAGGAACTGATGCTCCGCTATTTGCCCTTGGTCCGCAATGTCGCCGGCCGCATGGCGCACGGCTTTCCCAAATCCGTGGAGCTGGCCGACTTGATCTCCACCGGCGTCATCGGCTTAAACGAAGCCCTGAAGAATTTCGATCCCGACCGCGGGGTCAAATTCGAGACGTTTGCGGTGCCCCGGATCCGCGGTGCCATTCTCGATGAGCTGCGCGCCCTCGACTGGGTGCCGCGCTCCACCCGGGCCAAGGCGCGCGAGATCGACCGCACTACGGTCTACCTCGAAAACAAGCTGGGACGTGTCCCCACGCGCTCGGAGATGGCCGATCACATGAAAATCTCCGCCGATGATCTGGCGTACGCGCTCGAGGATGTCTCCGGCACCACGCTGCTGTCCCTGGATGAATTGGTCTACCGCGAAGAGGACAATCGCCAGGTCCCGCGCGTCGAGACGCTGGAATCGCCCCAGAACGACACCGTGCTCGGCGACATCGAACGCCAACAGTTGCGCGCCTATCTCATCAACGCCGTCTCCAATCTGTCCGAGCAGGAAAAGCTCGTCATCGCGCTGTACTACTACGAAGAACTGACCTTACGGGAGATCGGCGAGGTCATGCATATCTCCGAGTCGCGCGTCTCGCAAATCCACACCAAGTCGGTCGGCAAGCTGCGCGCGCTGGTGCGCGAACGCTTCGGATTCTGA
- a CDS encoding DUF2225 domain-containing protein, with protein sequence MNADTSPFRMIRLECPVCTTINDFEQIRPGAFTEGDRDTDFCPRNHQWTNPKYQAIHPLLYFTATCSSCHYTRELNRTFPGWKNDAEFCAVRQPRLRQQHLQALADPDGLLRRLGGNLWPQQYPTATAINKLLIAIFDELLSDRPSATDLGRWFLRVAWLFREGYPASEGSATPRTQLRRRLFASLDRLKSSLQQVTAQLAEVIDFAQSHPESLASDQHDLRTPAQCRGEFARWMEVQSALGADINGIITILTDEGRMLFGAGGDRSAPAERYGDYPSYGAFLNSLQQIAAWAPASEPDALAQAYDYQCRALEAASVSDTDTSRLQLIYMAGEIARRLGRTPEAERHLTQATLIGRACVQNGGDDRCQTALARHIVGLATQQLTRLEEFTLSNFKV encoded by the coding sequence ATGAACGCCGATACCTCACCGTTTCGCATGATCCGGCTCGAATGCCCCGTCTGCACGACCATCAATGACTTTGAGCAAATACGTCCCGGCGCGTTCACCGAAGGCGACCGCGACACCGATTTTTGCCCCCGGAATCACCAGTGGACAAACCCGAAATACCAGGCCATCCATCCGCTCCTGTACTTCACCGCCACCTGCTCCTCGTGCCACTACACGCGCGAGCTCAACAGGACATTTCCGGGTTGGAAAAACGACGCTGAATTTTGTGCGGTCCGTCAGCCCCGCCTGCGACAGCAACACCTGCAGGCGCTGGCCGATCCCGATGGATTGCTGCGACGTCTCGGCGGCAATCTCTGGCCCCAACAGTATCCGACGGCCACGGCGATCAACAAGCTGCTGATTGCCATCTTCGACGAACTGCTGTCCGATAGACCCTCGGCCACGGACCTGGGGCGCTGGTTTTTGCGTGTCGCCTGGTTGTTCCGTGAAGGATACCCCGCGTCGGAGGGGAGTGCCACTCCGCGCACACAGTTGCGCCGTCGCCTCTTTGCCTCCCTGGATCGATTGAAATCGTCGTTGCAGCAAGTCACCGCCCAGCTCGCCGAGGTCATCGACTTTGCGCAGTCGCACCCCGAATCGTTGGCATCCGATCAGCATGACCTGCGCACGCCCGCGCAGTGCCGCGGCGAATTTGCCCGCTGGATGGAGGTACAATCCGCTCTCGGCGCCGACATCAACGGTATCATCACCATACTCACCGATGAGGGCCGCATGCTGTTCGGCGCCGGCGGCGACCGATCCGCTCCGGCAGAGCGCTACGGCGACTACCCGTCGTACGGTGCGTTTTTGAATTCTCTCCAACAGATCGCCGCGTGGGCTCCGGCGAGTGAGCCGGATGCATTGGCGCAGGCATACGACTATCAATGCCGGGCGCTCGAGGCGGCGTCGGTCAGCGACACCGACACTTCACGATTGCAGTTGATCTACATGGCCGGTGAGATCGCGCGCCGCCTCGGCCGGACGCCTGAGGCCGAGCGCCACCTGACGCAGGCCACGCTCATCGGACGCGCCTGCGTCCAGAACGGCGGTGACGATCGCTGCCAGACGGCCCTGGCGCGGCACATCGTCGGATTGGCAACGCAACAGTTGACCCGTCTTGAAGAATTCACATTGAGCAATTTCAAGGTTTGA
- a CDS encoding PilZ domain-containing protein: MTTRKAATAKPAPAGTAKSKSQKRRYVRLEVFSPVEITPIVVDRAENRVRRHPHKKAGVLLNLSGGGVLISTTDTMEEEDVVLMRFDIKGFDSLNNILGRVKRVELRDDGERLVGVEFLSPRQVTDPVLARGLAKLSDNPQGFEESVGRLISRYVFQRQIESESE; encoded by the coding sequence ATGACCACCAGAAAAGCGGCAACCGCGAAGCCGGCGCCCGCCGGTACCGCCAAGAGCAAGTCTCAGAAGCGTCGTTATGTCCGACTGGAAGTGTTCTCACCGGTTGAGATTACGCCGATCGTAGTGGATCGCGCCGAAAACCGCGTGCGCCGCCACCCGCACAAGAAGGCGGGCGTCCTGCTGAATCTCTCCGGCGGCGGCGTCCTCATCTCGACGACCGATACGATGGAGGAAGAAGACGTCGTGTTGATGCGCTTCGACATCAAGGGATTCGACAGTCTCAACAACATTCTCGGACGGGTCAAGCGCGTCGAGCTACGCGACGACGGCGAACGGCTCGTCGGCGTGGAGTTTCTCTCACCCCGGCAGGTGACCGATCCGGTCCTCGCGCGGGGACTGGCAAAGCTCAGCGACAATCCGCAGGGCTTTGAGGAGAGCGTCGGTCGTCTGATCTCGCGGTATGTCTTCCAACGGCAGATCGAGTCGGAGTCGGAGTGA
- a CDS encoding O-acetyl-ADP-ribose deacetylase, with protein MPELGFNRGTTRLEIVRGDIVRERTDAIVNAANTSLRGGGGVDGAIHRAGGPTIMIECRKIGRCPTGQAVVTGGGKLAARWVIHAVGPIYGGLRSDADQLASAYRESSKRAVEVGARTVAFPSISTGAYGYPIKEASPIAINTVSAFVDEHADVFDLIRFVLFSDADYAVYFEEFTRRGAARGQRR; from the coding sequence ATGCCGGAACTGGGATTCAACAGAGGGACAACGCGTTTGGAGATTGTGCGGGGGGATATTGTGCGTGAACGGACCGACGCGATCGTCAATGCCGCCAATACTTCGCTGCGGGGCGGCGGCGGGGTCGACGGCGCCATCCATCGCGCGGGCGGCCCGACGATCATGATAGAGTGCCGGAAGATCGGACGCTGTCCGACCGGGCAGGCGGTCGTGACCGGCGGCGGTAAGCTCGCGGCGCGCTGGGTAATTCACGCGGTCGGACCGATTTACGGCGGGCTGCGTTCGGACGCCGATCAGCTCGCATCGGCTTATCGCGAGAGTTCGAAGCGTGCGGTCGAAGTGGGTGCGCGCACGGTGGCTTTTCCGTCGATCTCGACGGGGGCATATGGATATCCGATCAAAGAAGCGTCGCCGATTGCCATTAATACGGTGTCCGCGTTCGTCGATGAACACGCCGACGTGTTCGATTTGATTCGGTTCGTGCTGTTTTCGGATGCGGACTACGCGGTGTACTTCGAAGAGTTTACACGACGCGGGGCGGCGCGTGGACAACGGAGATGA